AAGAGATCTTGGAAGTATTCTTTGCCACTCATGACCCCACTACCCTCAACCGACAAGGAAATGATGTGGGTACCCAGTATAGGTCGGAGATATTTGCGCATGATGAGGAGCAATATCGGATCGCGGAGCAGGCCATCCAAGCAGCCGATGAATCAGGCACCTGGTCGGACCCCGTGGTCACTCAGGTTTCTATGATCAAGGACTTCTATCCCGCTGAGGATTACCACAAGAACTACTATGCCCTCAACTCGGAGCAGGGCTATTGCCAGTATGTCATCCGGCCCAAGCTGGAAAAATTCAAGAAGCGCTTTGCCGACCGTCTGAAGACTTGAATCGGTTGCAGACAAGGTCTACTTCTTATCCTTCTTTTTCTTCCAAGTCGCATAATCGCTGCTTACCGAACGCTTGAATACAGGCGCTTGACGCAGAGGTTTGCAGGCTTTCAACGTCTCATGGAGTTCTTTCGGCAGACGTTGATAGAGGGCCGTGCCTTGGCTTTTCCATTCCAGCATCTCATCGGTGACATCCTTAATGACCTTGGCCGGATTACCCACCACGATCTTGCGATCAGGGATGACCATGCCATCCGGCACGAAACAGAGTGCACCCACGATACTCCCAGCACCAACTATCGCATCATCCATCACCACGGCATTCATCCCTATCAAACAGTTCTCCATGAGCGTTGCGCCATGTACGATAGCTCCATGCCCCACATGGGCTCGCGGATGTAGTCTGACCGTGGTGCCAGGAAACATATGGATGGTGCAGTTCTCCTGAACATTACATCCATCCTCGATGATGATCTCGCCCCAGTCTCCGCGTATGGCTGCTCCCGGACCGATATAGACATCTTTCCCGATGCTCACATTACCCGTCACTACAGCCTGAGGATGCACATAGGCCGACTCATGCACGACCGGGCGGAAACCGTTGAATTCGTATGTCATTTTCTGTATTTATCGTGTCGTCCGATGCCCTTGGAGATGAGCTCGATGGACTGCTCGAGTCGTTTCTGTTTGGTGGCTTCGCGTTTGGCTTCTTCTATCCACTCCGTGAATTCACGCTTTTTGCTGAGAGAGAAGGCTTCGAACTTCTCTTTGAGTGAGGGATTCTTGTTTAAAGCGTCTTCCAGTAGGGCAGGGATGGTCAAGGGTTTTTTCTTGCCAGACCCGGGTACTCTGATGTCCTTCTCATTGAGCAACATGGCCTCTTTGACAAATCCTCTTAGAAGCTTCTCATCGATGTCCTCTACACCTTCGAAGGTGAGGCTTCTCAATCCTTTGGTGTCTTTCTGTGCTTGTCGGAATCGATTCTCCGGGTCGTTGAGTAAGGCACCCTTGAAGAACCAGGTCCCTGCATAGCTCTTGAAGGCTG
The sequence above is a segment of the Flavobacteriales bacterium genome. Coding sequences within it:
- the msrA gene encoding peptide-methionine (S)-S-oxide reductase MsrA, producing MENLKKATLGAGCFWCIEAIFKEMKGVFQVMPGYTGGHIKNPEYREVCTGRTGHAEVAQISYDPEVTSFEEILEVFFATHDPTTLNRQGNDVGTQYRSEIFAHDEEQYRIAEQAIQAADESGTWSDPVVTQVSMIKDFYPAEDYHKNYYALNSEQGYCQYVIRPKLEKFKKRFADRLKT
- a CDS encoding transferase hexapeptide repeat family protein; its protein translation is MTYEFNGFRPVVHESAYVHPQAVVTGNVSIGKDVYIGPGAAIRGDWGEIIIEDGCNVQENCTIHMFPGTTVRLHPRAHVGHGAIVHGATLMENCLIGMNAVVMDDAIVGAGSIVGALCFVPDGMVIPDRKIVVGNPAKVIKDVTDEMLEWKSQGTALYQRLPKELHETLKACKPLRQAPVFKRSVSSDYATWKKKKDKK